One genomic region from Evansella sp. LMS18 encodes:
- a CDS encoding MaoC/PaaZ C-terminal domain-containing protein, producing MHNNRTVRNDSLLEKEIHLPPVTQEQLIQYAGASTDFNPIHTIEKRAQEFGLPGVIAHGMLTMAFMGKAFSPFVEKGAFLQDFHSRFKAKVFEGDSITIWTEQTLDPGSKKDETLFHFKISAVNQHGKEVAEGSASLNLSCVKDKELISFFIEQEDILCQTEKK from the coding sequence ATGCATAATAACAGAACGGTCCGGAATGATAGTCTGTTAGAAAAAGAGATTCATTTACCGCCTGTCACGCAGGAGCAGCTGATTCAATATGCCGGTGCTTCCACCGACTTTAACCCAATACATACTATTGAGAAAAGAGCTCAGGAATTCGGGCTGCCAGGTGTAATAGCACATGGTATGTTGACTATGGCATTTATGGGAAAAGCATTTTCCCCTTTTGTAGAAAAAGGAGCATTTCTTCAGGATTTCCATTCCAGATTTAAAGCGAAGGTTTTTGAGGGAGACAGTATCACAATATGGACAGAACAAACTCTGGATCCAGGATCCAAAAAAGATGAGACTCTCTTCCACTTTAAAATTTCCGCTGTAAACCAGCATGGAAAAGAAGTTGCCGAGGGATCTGCCTCCTTAAACTTAAGCTGTGTAAAAGATAAGGAACTAATTAGTTTTTTTATAGAACAGGAGGATATATTATGTCAGACAGAAAAAAAGTAG
- a CDS encoding MaoC family dehydratase N-terminal domain-containing protein, whose protein sequence is MKGMTTLEHLTGSRSMPVKNNIEEGSVKRFAIAIGEPLRVYTDEDYAAKTPHQKIIAPPTFPRTLDYGEIDGLNLPKAGVIHGEQTFYYKRPLYAGDVVYAHCELLSFQLKQSRSGRLGIINIKQYGYEDKDEDNLIFTSLRTLILTEKLLKEAENA, encoded by the coding sequence ATGAAGGGAATGACAACTTTGGAACACTTAACAGGCAGCCGTTCAATGCCGGTGAAGAATAATATTGAAGAAGGCTCCGTAAAGAGGTTCGCCATTGCCATTGGTGAACCATTACGAGTTTATACAGACGAAGATTACGCAGCAAAGACTCCTCATCAAAAAATTATTGCTCCGCCAACCTTCCCCCGCACTCTTGATTATGGAGAAATAGATGGGCTTAACCTGCCAAAGGCGGGGGTTATCCATGGAGAACAAACCTTTTACTATAAACGCCCTTTATACGCAGGGGATGTTGTATATGCCCATTGCGAATTATTGTCCTTTCAGCTGAAGCAGAGCAGATCCGGAAGGCTCGGTATTATAAATATTAAACAGTATGGGTATGAGGATAAGGATGAGGACAACCTTATTTTCACTTCTTTACGAACGTTAATATTGACGGAAAAGCTGTTAAAGGAGGCAGAAAATGCATAA
- a CDS encoding GntR family transcriptional regulator, giving the protein MTYRLTTENKSTIQVHVTNKLRQAIFQGAFKKGDRLIQEEWAKKLGVSRMPIREALKQLEMEGLVKIEPRKGAVVIPISADDISEIYTVRSFFEGLAVEKALPYITENDEAELEEILLLMENLVLTDHNMDYYIGLNKQYHQKLREKCPWRRVKQQADTLWLGFLPIASPNLLKDCYKTAQNEHRLIFEAVKKRDPALVKSTVQYHVDRNKNSLISIMDNAYSKL; this is encoded by the coding sequence ATGACATATCGTCTTACAACTGAAAATAAGTCAACTATCCAGGTACACGTGACCAACAAATTGCGCCAAGCGATATTCCAGGGTGCATTTAAAAAGGGAGATCGGCTTATTCAGGAAGAATGGGCGAAGAAACTTGGGGTAAGCCGTATGCCTATCAGGGAAGCGTTAAAGCAGCTGGAAATGGAAGGCCTGGTCAAAATTGAACCTCGTAAAGGTGCTGTAGTCATACCTATTTCGGCTGACGACATCAGTGAAATTTATACTGTCAGGTCATTTTTTGAAGGACTGGCAGTAGAGAAGGCACTGCCGTATATTACAGAAAACGACGAGGCGGAGCTGGAAGAGATATTGCTGCTCATGGAGAACTTGGTTCTGACTGACCACAATATGGATTATTATATTGGATTAAATAAACAATACCACCAGAAGCTCAGGGAGAAATGCCCGTGGCGGAGGGTTAAGCAGCAAGCAGATACACTGTGGCTCGGGTTCCTGCCAATTGCAAGCCCGAATCTGCTAAAAGACTGCTATAAAACTGCACAAAATGAACATCGCTTGATATTTGAAGCGGTTAAAAAGCGGGATCCAGCGCTCGTAAAGTCAACAGTCCAGTATCATGTTGACAGAAATAAGAACAGTTTGATTTCCATCATGGATAATGCTTATTCAAAATTATGA